The genomic segment TCACCCTGGCGTCGATGACCCACATGTTCGGTAATCGCATCATTGCCGGCTGGGGTGCGGGTACCTTCGATCACGAATTCGACGCAGTTGGAATGGGCGGTATCTTCCGCCCAGAACTCGTCGAATCGAACGCCCGGATCTTCGAGAAGGTCTGGGCCGAGAACGATGTCACCTACTCCGATGATCACTTCTCGTTCGAGAACGTAAATCTGTTTCCGAAGCCGACCGGAAAGATTCCCTTTTGGTACGGCGGGGCAACACCGGCTTCGGCCCGCCGGGCCGCGGAGTATTGCGACGGGTGGATGCCGGGTCGCATCACCCTCAAGACCATTGAGAAGCGAGTGGCGGCCATGGCTGGGCTCGTGGCCGAGAACGGTCGGCCAATGCCAACCGTCGGAGTGGTGCCGCCAACCACGATCGCCGCCACCGAAGCCGAAGCCTGGGCAGGCACGAGCGTGGAGGGCTTGTTGAAGTGGGCCAACGATCGTGGCAAATGGTGGGTCAAGCCTGAATCAGGCGTGTTCGAGACCGCCGCCGACATCGAGGGCTCTCTGATCGCAGGAACTCCGGACCAGGTGACCGAGGCGACCGCCAAATTCGCCAAGGTTGGCGTCGACCACCTGGTGTTCGATCTTCGTCTCAGCTACGACCGCTGGCTACCGAGCATCAAACTCCTCGGGAAAGAAGTCATTCCCCATCTGAGGTAATCACTACCCCCCATATCAACCCAGGGACTGTCCCCATGGCGGACCCTGGACTGACCTCGCATACTTGCGGGCATGACCACCACAGATACCAGCCATAAAAAGAGCCCGATTCAGCTGTTCGGCGCCCTCGCCGTCGCGTTGGTGAGCGGAGCGGCGGCTTTGGGTCTGGCGATCTTCGGTGCCATCGTCATCAGTGGCTGCGTCGTGGACTGTGGGCCGTCCGATCTGGGTGGGGGCATCCCTCTGTTCGTTGCGGCAACGGTCTCCGGGGCTACCTCGATAGGATCGGTTTACTGGATATTCAGCACCGGTCGGAAGCGGACCGGGTGGGTCTTGACAATCTCAGCAATCGCACTCGGCATCCCGCTGGCAATCTGGGCGGCGATCCTCAGTCGCTAAACCCGGAAAATCGCTGAACAAATCTCGACCCTGGCTTGCCTCTTGCTATATCGATTCGATATACTCGTATATATCGGATCGATATATGATTGAAACAGCGATACTCGGACTACTAAACGAAGGCGACGCCCATGGCTATGGGCTACATCGCCGTCTCATCGAGATGGGCTTCTGGCGAGTCTCATTTGGCTCCGTCTATCCCGCCTTGCGAAAACTCAAGTCGGCCGGCGCAATCGAAGTTGCCGACACCAAAGACGACCGGGGCCGAAAGCAATACCGACTGACCGACATGGGACGCCAACTGCTGATCACCCAACTCGCCGACATGGACACGGTCGACAACACCAGCGGATTCCGAGTACGTCTCACCTTCCTCGACCTGCTTTCCGGGCAGGATCGGGTGGCCGTCCTGGCCAAGCGAGCGGAAATCCTGAGAGACCGCATCAAGGCTGCCAGGGCAAGCATCGCCGAAAGCACCCGATCTTTTTACGCGAGAGCCGAGATCGAACATCGAGCCGATTCCATGGAGCGAGATGTCGCCTGGGTCGAAGGTTTAATAATGCAAGAAACGAAGGGAACATAATGACGGACAAGGTTCGTGTAGCGATTGTCGGCGTTGGGAACTGCGCCAATTCATTGATCCAGGGTATTGAGTACTACCGCGACGCCGATCCAGGCGACGACGTGCCAGGACTCATGCACGTGAATCTTGGCGGGTATCACATCTCCGACATCGAGTTCGTGGCGGCGTTCGACGTTGACAGCAACAAGGTCGGCGTCGATCTCTCCAAAGCCATGTGGGCAGGCGAGAACAACACGATTCAGTTTGCCCAGGTCTCTCAACTCGACGTGGAGGTACAGCGGGGTCCTACCCTCGATGGTCTCGGCAAGTACTACCTGGCCACCGTTGAAGAGTCGGCCGCCAAGCCGGTTGACGTTGCCGCCGCGTTGAGGGCCGCCGAGGCTGACGTGCTCGTCTCGTACCTTCCGGTCGGCTCCGAAGATGCCAGCCGCTTCTACGCCCAAGCAGCCATCGATGCAGGCGTAGCGTACGTGAACTGCATCCCGGCGTTCATCGCATCTGATCCAGTATGGGCTCAGAAATTCGTTGACGCCGGCGTTCCAATCGTTGGAGACGACATCAAGTCACAGGTCGGTGCGACGATCATCCACCGGGTCCTGTCACGACTGTTCGAAGATCGTGGCGTCAAGGTTGAACGGACCAGTCAGCTGAACGTCGGCGGCAACATGGACTTCAAGAACATGCTTGAGCGTGAGCGTCTCGAATCGAAGAAGATCTCCAAGACCCAAGCCGTGACCTCCCAGATCGAGCACGGAA from the Acidimicrobiia bacterium genome contains:
- a CDS encoding LLM class flavin-dependent oxidoreductase translates to MKFGLLLPHFGEYADKNAILDGARLAEELGFDSVWVRDHLLFEPHGEFESAATDFYEPLTVLTAVGAVTKQITLGTATLIPYRHPLVTAFTLASMTHMFGNRIIAGWGAGTFDHEFDAVGMGGIFRPELVESNARIFEKVWAENDVTYSDDHFSFENVNLFPKPTGKIPFWYGGATPASARRAAEYCDGWMPGRITLKTIEKRVAAMAGLVAENGRPMPTVGVVPPTTIAATEAEAWAGTSVEGLLKWANDRGKWWVKPESGVFETAADIEGSLIAGTPDQVTEATAKFAKVGVDHLVFDLRLSYDRWLPSIKLLGKEVIPHLR
- a CDS encoding PadR family transcriptional regulator, which gives rise to MIETAILGLLNEGDAHGYGLHRRLIEMGFWRVSFGSVYPALRKLKSAGAIEVADTKDDRGRKQYRLTDMGRQLLITQLADMDTVDNTSGFRVRLTFLDLLSGQDRVAVLAKRAEILRDRIKAARASIAESTRSFYARAEIEHRADSMERDVAWVEGLIMQETKGT
- a CDS encoding inositol-3-phosphate synthase — its product is MTDKVRVAIVGVGNCANSLIQGIEYYRDADPGDDVPGLMHVNLGGYHISDIEFVAAFDVDSNKVGVDLSKAMWAGENNTIQFAQVSQLDVEVQRGPTLDGLGKYYLATVEESAAKPVDVAAALRAAEADVLVSYLPVGSEDASRFYAQAAIDAGVAYVNCIPAFIASDPVWAQKFVDAGVPIVGDDIKSQVGATIIHRVLSRLFEDRGVKVERTSQLNVGGNMDFKNMLERERLESKKISKTQAVTSQIEHGIAKDDVHIGPSDHVPWLTDRKWAYIRIEGKSFGDVPLNVELKLEVWDSPNSAGVVIDAVRCAKIALDRGIGGPLLAASSYFMKSPAIQYKDEQAHANLEAFIAGHDVTGADLEQYLA